Proteins encoded by one window of Salvia splendens isolate huo1 chromosome 5, SspV2, whole genome shotgun sequence:
- the LOC121804134 gene encoding uncharacterized protein LOC121804134: MDFVTGLPKSQRGNTAIWVIVDRLTKSAHFIPIPITYESEKLAQLYMKGIIRLHDIPATITSDRDAKFTSRFWQSLRKELGTQLNFSTAFHPQTDGQSERKIHTLEDMLRAVVLDRGSDWEQLRKYMFDPKHVIHQEEMILNPDLSYEEKPKAILDRKKLMQFTPSSPFYFPAQGSIQVGAIPVVVQFIDDPDSAPSGISLSDPIPVAMDTRSGDMRRLEESVKATIAELSAYSERRCDESEEARDLSMKEFREELLALQLQQNELIPRLIPPPEGAPNAQFAGGVQHRQQYFATRQSKVGFSIFNGEDLTGWILRCDHFFAVDLTPEESKVRLAVINFEGRALQWFQNWAKYQDRAMTTPWPTFLRALEGRFGNQLLGDPMTELLALKQTGAFANYHDQFELLLSRVSFSESYAISHFINGLKPHVQKVVRMFMPQTLVHAYALARLQDQSTNATDVMPHNSKRFTTTDARSTSYSTPLLPTPTMPAVKTRRLLTEEEMAEKRAKGLCYGCDEKFERGHRCARKQLYLLEIDDGVRDSSIEAEIQDEEINDDENPLISIHAINGSPSRGFRTMRVTGRVGKKAIHILIDSGSTHNFLDLLLAKKLGLQLTQVNPVMVDVADGNRLECKSMCKGMHWLLRGTPFVTDVLLLPLGSCDMVLGIQWLETLGVIQWDFKNLTMDFTLNGRRHLVRGGHNELQVHKVSEKEMSKLLTHTEGIQVTDEGSTTLLSVEQSEEAEVSIPSSIQQLLEEQKNIFVEPSSLPPLRSHNHKITLIPGSSPVNSRPYRHSAIQKSIIEKQVADLLKQGFIQPSSSPFSSHVVLMKKKDGTWRMCVDYKQLNKMTIKDKYPIPLIDELLEELKGAKVFSKIDLRAGYHQIRMEAEDIPKTAFRTHDGHYEFAVMPFGLTNAPATFQSLMKFVLVFFDDILIYSKDVEAHLDHLNKVEYLGHIISKDGVATDPKKIQAMKDWPTPTDVSKLRGFLGLTRYYRKFIKGYGIICRPLTDLLKKDAFSWDATTDAAFAALNEAMLSPPVLALPDISLPFVIETDASSYGIGAVLMQNNRPIAFISKTLSPKNRALSVYDKELLAIVFAVTHWCHYLSTKPFEVRTDHKTLSHLLKQKLSTPAQLSWLSKLMAFDFEITYKKGVENLVADALSRVHSSEIFCMALTTISTYIYPMIQATWETDTQLKTLITDLQQNPDANSKFSWIGNQL, from the exons AAAATCTCAGAGAGGAAatactgcgatttgggtgatagTCGATCGTCTCACTAAGAGCGCTCACTTTATACCAATCCCTATCACGTACGAATCAGAGAAGTTAGCCCAGTTATACATGAAGGGAATCATTCGCCTGCACGACATACCGGCAACGATCACGTCAGATAGAGATGCCAAATTCACATCCCGATTTTGGCAAAGCTTACGGAAAGAGCTGGGGACGCAATTGAATTTTAGCACGGCATTTCACCCACAGACCGACGGACAGTCCGAGAGGAAAATTCACACACTCGAGGACATGCTGAGAGCAGTAGTGCTTGATAGAGGAAGCGATTGGGAACAA CTTAGGAAATACATGTTTGATCCGAAGCACGTGATTCATCAGGAAGAGATGATATTAAACCCGGATCTGAGCTATGAGGAAAAGCCGAAAGCGATTCTGGACAGAAAG aaattaatgcaatttactccttcttctccattttattttcctgCTCAAGGTTCCATACAAGTAGGTGCAATTCCGGTCGTTGTTCAGTTCATCGACGACCCCGATTCCGCACCAAGTGGTATCAGCCTTTCCGATCCGATTCCTGTGGCGATGGACACTCGCTCCGGTGATATGCGGCGGTTGGAGGAGTCAGTCAAGGCTACCATAGCTGAGCTCTCTGCTTATTCGGAGCGACGCTGTGATGAATCTGAGGAGGCGCGCGACCTCTCCATGAAGGAATTCAGAGAGGAGCTTCTAGCTCTCCAACTGCAACAAAATGAATTGATACCTCGCCTGATTCCACCACCGGAGGGAGCTCCTAATGCTCAGTTTGCAGGGGGCGTTCAGCATCGACAACAATATTTTGCTACTCGCCAATCTAAGGTTGGTTTTTCGATCTTCAACGGAGAGGACTTAACTGGATGGATTCTCCGTTGCGATCACTTCTTCGCGGTGGATCTGACACCGGAAGAATCGAAGGTGCGTTTGGCAGTGATTAATTTTGAAGGCCGCGCGCTTCAATGGTTTCAAAATTGGGCAAAATATCAAGATCGAGCAATGACTACACCGTGGCCAACGTTTCTGCGAGCTTTGGAAGGTCGATTTGGAAATCAGCTCCTCGGAGATCCAATGACCGAGCTCCTAGCACTCAAACAAACAGGTGCGTTTGCTAACTACCATGACCAATTTGAACTGCTACTTAGTCGTGTTTCATTTTCTGAGTCTTATGCTATTAGCCATTTTATCAATGGATTGAAACCGCATGTGCAAAAGGTTGTCAGAATGTTCATGCCACAAACACTAGTCCATGCCTATGCTCTAGCTAGACTTCAGGATCAGTCGACTAATGCTACAGATGTTATGCCTCACAATTCTAAGAGGTTTACTACCACTGATGCTAGATCTACATCATATTCAACACCACTATTACCCACGCCTACTATGCCTGCTGTAAAAACTAGACGCTTATTAACCGAAGAAGAAATGGCTGAAAAAAGAGCAAAAGGCTTATGTTATGGCTGTGATGAGAAATTTGAAAGAGGACATCGTTGTGCTAGGAAACAATTGTACTTATTGGAAATAGATGATGGTGTGAGAGATTCATCTATTGAGGCTGAGATTCAGGATGAGGAGATAAATGATGATGAGAATCCTCTGATCTCAATACATGCTATAAACGGCTCTCCTTCAAGAGGCTTTCGCACCATGCGAGTTACTGGCCGTGTTGGAAAGAAAGCTATTCACATTCTTATTGATTCTGGAAGTACGCATAATTTTCTTGATTTGCTTTTGGCAAAGAAACTGGGACTTCAACTGACTCAAGTAAATCCAGTGATGGTTGATGTTGCTGATGGAAACCGATTGGAGTGTAAATCAATGTGTAAAGGTATGCATTGGTTATTAAGAGGTACTCCATTTGTAACTGATGTTCTTCTTCTGCCTCTGGGAAGTTGTGACATGGTGTTGGGAATACAATGGTTGGAGACATTAGGGGTTATCCAATGGGACTTCAAAAATCTAACTATGGATTTTACACTAAATGGTCGAAGACACTTAGTCAGAGGAGGTCACAATGAGCTGCAAGTACACAAGGTTTCTGAAAAGGAGATGAGCAAACTCTTGACTCATACTGAGGGGATACAAGTGACTGATGAAGGGTCTACAACATTACTTTCTGTAGAACAATCAGAGGAAGCTGAAGTCTCAATTCCCTCCAGTATTCAACAGCTTCTGGAAGAACAGAAAAATATATTTGTTGAGCCGTCTTCTCTGCCTCCTTTGAGATCTCACAATCATAAAATCACCTTGATCCCAGGCTCTTCACCAGTAAACTCTAGACCCTACAGACACTCAGCCATACAGAAAAGTATTATTGAAAAACAAGTGGCTGATCTCTTGAAGCAAGGCTTTATTCAACCAAGTTCAAGCCCGTTTTCTTCTCATGTGGTTTTAAtgaagaaaaaggatggaacaTGGCGCATGTGTGTGGATTACAAACAATTGAATAAGATGACAATTAAAGATAAATACCCTATACctcttattgatgaactcttGGAAGAATTGAAGGGAGCCAAGGTTTTCTCCAAAATTGACTTAAGAGCAGGTTACCACCAGATCAGAATGGAGGCCGAAGACATTCCTAAAACCGCTTTTCGTACTCATGatggtcactatgaatttgCAGTGATGCCTTTCGGACTAACCAATGCACCAGCCACGTTTCAGAGTCTAATGAAGTTCGTGCttgttttctttgatgatatCCTGATATATAGCAAGGATGTGGAGGCTCATTTGGATCACTTAAA CAAGGTTGAATATCTAGGCCACATTATTTCTAAAGATGGTGTAGCTACTGATCCTAAGAAGATTCAGGCTATGAAAGATTGGCCAACCCCTACTGATGTGTCCAAACTTCGAGGCTTTCTTGGACTCACACGTTATTACAGAAAATTTATCAAAGGATATGGCATAATATGCAGACCTCTCACTGATCTACTTAAGAAGGATGCTTTTTCTTGGGATGCTACTactgatgcagcttttgcagcaCTTAACGAAGCTATGCTTTCTCCTCCTGTGTTAGCATTACCTGATATCTCTTTACCCTTTGTCATAGAGACCGATGCTTCAAGTTATGGAATTGGTGCTGTTTTAATGCAAAACAACCGCCCCATTGCTTTCATTAGCAAGACACTGTCACCAAAGAATAGGGCTCTGTCAGTTTATGACAAGGAATTATTGGCTATTGTCTTTGCAGTGACACATTGGTGCCACTACCTGAGCACTAAACCGTTTGAAGTAAGAACAGATCACAAGACTCTGAGTCACTTATTGAAACAGAAGTTATCCACCCCTGCTCAGCTTAGCTGGCTTTCTAAGCTAATGGCTTTTGATTTTGAGATTACATACAAAAAGGGAGTTGAGAATCTAGTGGCTGATGCACTCTCTCGTGTGCATTCTTCTGAGATTTTCTGCATGGCCCTCACAACTATCTCCACATATATATACCCTATGATTCAAGCGACATGGGAAACTGATACTCAACTGAAAACCCTGATAACTGACCTACAGCAGAACCCTGATGCCAACTCTAAATTTTCTTGGATTGGCAACCAACTATGA